Proteins found in one Sporosarcina jeotgali genomic segment:
- a CDS encoding dynamin family protein has protein sequence MTQHKDFLDETAILGLLCKEDGDQERFQKAAMLAQKLVKDDYTIAFAGHFSAGKSSMINALTGEDLLPSSPIPTSANIVKIHKDVEDFAIVHRQDGTSVKVIGEGFPQAVKKMSKEGASIASLEIGHTASKLPKGISVMDTPGVDSTDDAHRLSTESALHLADVVFYTMDYNHVQSELNFRFTKELMRYNPNVYLIVNQIDKHRSNELSFDEFKESVRHSFSLWGVEPKGIYFTSLKQLDLEGNDFNAVRDIVNGSIEHRDEHFDRNAQNALAQLTAEHIDFLKEEIKETIDAHPEISSDEFSDPDELIQEQEELQLRLSLLQGDAFHLHFEKERKELLQSASLTPYETRELLKEYLESQTSHFKVGLFFSSKKTQEERDRRLAALSESLEKLAHTQIEIHLRSLMKSVLKQAGLLTDDRSLEIDEMDLAFRFDEIANTLTTPDILTGELILNAASQMREAVLNVYKRKTDEWKVRFSEAAKREGEHASAKLQNQLEDMKMKLASIHLVLSRTAHLQLFENDQPHEWSKEELASLDRLKAEWKAQSEPEVMNVQHQQDTEIEKEVSVQKDHELDNSDEIFNGDLELIVKRAQQVADDVVHIPGFKDLSVYLKSKSKRLEQQEFTVALFGAFSAGKSSFSNALLGEAVLPVSPNPTTAAINRIRPISEIHADGTADIHFKAHEQLTQDTVNAFAMLGLSISTLEEAFERAEEALQLKLVEESLHIHKSFIRAFHKGYPAYRDLLGTVLTAERDEFVRFVAEEERSCFVESIDLYYDCELTRQGITLVDTPGADSINARHTDVAFEYIKNADAILFITYYNHAFSRADREFLIQLGRVKDAFEMDKMFFVVNAIDLAANEEEAQEVKGFVAEELVKFGIRNPRVHGISSLQALEAKQQGQSETNMKDFETRFYSFLENDLNALAVQALDEETTKTIGRLADLIERTEKNRERKAERLDELDVFEQRVREHYQESFAPVLKKSVQEELRELVFYIHQRVFLRFPDFFKEGYTPSLFVRHQASEALRLALEETIGMTGFDFAQELKVTNLRMLTFMKKQVDARQRTEQRWLAEMDSALSPSPFDSKDAEMLKFAPPFQNTERYSIVNRHFKNAKSFFEKGDRNTLQEQLTELLKKDATNYLVSQQERLGEWTNDWIDDSAAELTAHLLQETLAQLAAERGLLESHEQLSEWRAVYEQIRQKELV, from the coding sequence TTAAAGTTATTGGTGAAGGATTCCCCCAAGCCGTAAAAAAGATGAGCAAAGAAGGGGCATCCATTGCTTCTTTGGAAATTGGACATACCGCGTCAAAACTGCCCAAAGGAATTTCCGTAATGGATACTCCTGGTGTCGACTCAACAGATGATGCGCATCGGCTCTCTACAGAATCTGCACTTCACTTAGCGGATGTGGTGTTTTACACAATGGATTACAATCATGTGCAATCTGAATTGAATTTCCGGTTTACTAAAGAACTGATGCGGTATAACCCGAATGTTTATTTAATCGTCAACCAAATTGACAAGCATCGCTCGAATGAGCTGTCGTTTGATGAATTCAAGGAATCTGTCCGCCACTCATTTTCTTTATGGGGAGTTGAGCCAAAAGGAATCTATTTCACATCCCTTAAACAGCTCGATTTAGAAGGCAATGACTTTAACGCTGTAAGAGATATTGTGAATGGCTCGATTGAGCACCGTGATGAGCACTTTGATCGGAATGCGCAAAATGCACTTGCGCAATTAACTGCAGAACATATTGATTTCTTAAAAGAAGAAATTAAAGAGACCATTGATGCTCATCCTGAAATCTCTAGCGATGAATTCTCTGATCCAGACGAGCTTATACAAGAACAAGAAGAACTGCAATTGCGGCTGTCTCTCCTGCAAGGAGATGCATTTCATCTGCATTTCGAAAAAGAACGGAAAGAACTTTTGCAAAGTGCATCCTTGACCCCTTATGAAACAAGAGAGTTACTGAAAGAGTATCTTGAGTCACAAACAAGCCATTTTAAAGTCGGACTTTTCTTCAGTTCGAAAAAGACCCAGGAAGAAAGGGATCGGAGACTTGCTGCTCTTAGTGAATCGCTGGAAAAGTTAGCACATACCCAAATCGAAATTCACCTGCGTTCACTTATGAAGAGCGTGCTGAAACAAGCAGGACTGTTAACGGATGATCGGTCATTGGAGATCGATGAAATGGATTTAGCGTTCCGTTTTGACGAAATCGCAAACACGTTGACCACACCTGACATTTTGACAGGCGAGCTGATTTTAAATGCAGCGAGTCAAATGCGTGAAGCTGTTCTGAATGTATACAAACGAAAAACAGATGAGTGGAAAGTGCGTTTTTCAGAGGCTGCAAAACGTGAAGGGGAGCATGCTTCAGCGAAACTGCAAAATCAACTGGAAGATATGAAGATGAAACTAGCTTCAATTCATCTCGTGTTATCACGCACTGCGCATCTTCAGTTATTTGAGAATGATCAGCCTCATGAATGGTCAAAGGAAGAACTTGCTTCTTTGGATCGGCTAAAAGCGGAATGGAAAGCTCAATCTGAGCCCGAGGTTATGAATGTTCAACATCAGCAAGACACTGAAATCGAGAAGGAAGTATCTGTGCAAAAAGACCATGAATTAGATAATAGCGATGAAATCTTTAATGGAGACCTTGAGTTAATCGTTAAGCGGGCGCAGCAAGTGGCGGACGATGTTGTTCACATACCAGGGTTTAAAGATCTTTCTGTATATTTAAAGTCAAAGTCAAAAAGACTGGAACAGCAAGAGTTCACGGTGGCGTTATTTGGAGCTTTCAGTGCGGGGAAATCATCCTTCTCAAATGCTTTGCTTGGAGAAGCGGTATTGCCAGTATCTCCGAACCCGACAACTGCAGCCATTAACCGGATTCGCCCCATCTCTGAAATTCATGCTGATGGTACAGCAGATATTCACTTCAAAGCACATGAGCAGCTGACTCAAGATACGGTAAATGCATTTGCCATGCTTGGATTATCAATTTCTACGCTTGAAGAAGCGTTTGAACGTGCAGAAGAAGCGCTGCAACTGAAATTAGTTGAAGAGTCTCTTCATATCCATAAATCGTTTATCCGTGCTTTCCATAAGGGGTACCCGGCTTATCGAGATTTACTTGGCACTGTGCTGACTGCAGAGCGCGACGAATTCGTTCGATTTGTAGCGGAAGAAGAGCGGAGTTGTTTTGTTGAGTCGATTGACTTATATTATGACTGTGAACTGACACGCCAAGGAATAACGCTAGTAGATACTCCGGGTGCAGATTCTATAAATGCCCGGCATACAGATGTAGCGTTTGAGTATATTAAAAATGCGGATGCGATTTTGTTTATTACGTATTATAACCATGCATTTTCACGTGCGGACCGGGAGTTTTTAATACAGCTTGGCCGCGTGAAAGATGCCTTTGAAATGGACAAGATGTTTTTTGTTGTTAATGCAATTGACTTAGCTGCTAACGAGGAAGAGGCACAGGAAGTAAAAGGGTTTGTAGCAGAAGAACTTGTGAAATTTGGTATTCGGAATCCGCGCGTTCATGGGATCTCCAGTTTGCAAGCGCTTGAAGCGAAGCAACAAGGACAATCCGAAACAAATATGAAAGACTTTGAAACTCGTTTTTATTCGTTTTTGGAAAATGATCTAAATGCATTAGCTGTTCAAGCATTGGATGAAGAGACAACAAAAACAATCGGCCGTCTAGCTGACCTTATTGAACGGACTGAAAAAAATCGTGAGCGTAAAGCGGAGCGGCTGGATGAGCTGGATGTTTTTGAACAGCGTGTCCGTGAACATTATCAGGAGAGCTTTGCACCCGTCCTGAAAAAATCCGTTCAAGAAGAGTTGAGAGAGTTAGTCTTCTACATTCATCAGCGTGTCTTCCTAAGATTCCCGGATTTCTTCAAAGAAGGCTACACACCGTCGCTATTTGTTCGCCACCAAGCTTCAGAAGCACTTCGTTTAGCTTTAGAAGAAACTATAGGAATGACAGGTTTCGATTTTGCTCAAGAACTCAAGGTAACAAACTTACGAATGCTGACATTCATGAAAAAACAAGTAGACGCGCGGCAACGGACCGAACAGCGCTGGTTAGCTGAAATGGACAGTGCGCTATCACCTTCTCCGTTCGATTCTAAAGATGCAGAGATGTTGAAGTTTGCCCCGCCATTCCAAAATACAGAACGCTACAGTATTGTGAACCGGCATTTCAAAAATGCGAAATCATTCTTTGAAAAAGGCGATCGAAACACCCTTCAAGAACAACTGACCGAACTGCTGAAAAAAGATGCAACGAATTATTTAGTGTCACAGCAGGAACGATTAGGAGAATGGACGAATGACTGGATTGACGATTCTGCTGCAGAATTGACAGCCCATTTATTACAAGAAACTTTGGCTCAATTGGCCGCTGAACGCGGTCTTTTAGAAAGTCATGAACAACTGTCTGAATGGCGGGCAGTCTATGAACAAATCCGACAGAAGGAGCTGGTATAA
- a CDS encoding sulfurtransferase produces the protein MHVFKSMAGQNNGQKRKWIDARFSLQDPKAGKDSYCQRHIQHAVHWDLEKDLSDMKKSGGRHPLPDHATLTELYRKSGLHLDDEIIIYDNGGEPFAARAWWMLKFGGFKNVFISLEGFEDLEKLGFSIDENVVTPERSSVEPMWNESILASKEDVKNQVAARGEDLLIDARAGARYRGEHEPLDAIAGHIPGAQNFDWAQLTGNGRFETSGEGVRDLQRMADPEQPITVYCGSGVTAAPLYAMLTEKGYLNVRLYAGSYSDWIAGGDLPIETGAYKKDDSL, from the coding sequence GTGCACGTTTTCAAATCTATGGCGGGACAGAATAACGGCCAGAAACGTAAATGGATTGATGCACGATTCTCTCTTCAAGATCCTAAAGCTGGTAAGGATTCTTATTGTCAACGTCATATTCAACATGCAGTTCATTGGGACTTGGAAAAAGATTTGTCTGATATGAAAAAAAGCGGCGGTCGCCATCCGTTGCCTGACCATGCTACTTTGACGGAGTTGTACCGTAAAAGCGGTCTTCATTTGGATGATGAAATCATTATTTATGACAATGGCGGTGAGCCATTCGCAGCACGCGCTTGGTGGATGTTGAAATTCGGGGGATTTAAAAATGTTTTCATTTCACTAGAAGGATTTGAGGACCTTGAGAAATTAGGGTTCTCGATAGATGAAAATGTTGTAACTCCTGAACGTTCATCAGTAGAACCCATGTGGAATGAATCCATTCTTGCCTCAAAAGAAGATGTAAAAAATCAGGTTGCAGCACGGGGTGAAGATTTACTAATAGATGCAAGGGCCGGTGCGCGTTATCGGGGAGAGCATGAGCCGCTGGATGCTATAGCAGGGCACATTCCCGGAGCACAAAACTTTGATTGGGCACAGCTAACGGGGAATGGCCGCTTTGAAACATCTGGTGAGGGAGTTCGTGATTTACAAAGGATGGCGGATCCGGAACAACCGATTACCGTTTATTGCGGAAGTGGTGTGACAGCTGCACCCCTGTACGCTATGCTGACTGAAAAAGGGTATTTAAATGTCAGACTATATGCAGGAAGTTATAGTGATTGGATTGCTGGAGGAGACTTGCCGATTGAAACCGGGGCTTATAAAAAGGATGATTCGTTGTGA
- a CDS encoding metallophosphoesterase family protein, giving the protein MKIAFISDIHSSIEELKLVLKQIEKVAPDAKIIGVGDLFECTIGKKKLDGTTYPLLSEVMLNPVGFEQLLDFPSIRGNQEERILLISRSSEPLLQKISQLPEQMRVGDALLIHGHQWPYNELPPEHITQGEDLVVHGHTHTSTWAVEGKLKEFEFSVPIKLPQKAVTVNVGSVVDHREWLLYNDNERMITFMKAEME; this is encoded by the coding sequence GTGAAGATTGCATTTATTAGTGATATCCATTCTTCCATAGAAGAACTCAAACTGGTACTTAAGCAAATTGAAAAGGTAGCGCCAGATGCAAAAATAATCGGTGTCGGAGATTTGTTCGAATGTACAATTGGTAAGAAAAAACTGGATGGCACGACCTATCCGCTACTTAGCGAGGTCATGCTCAATCCAGTTGGGTTCGAACAGCTTCTTGACTTTCCATCGATTAGAGGGAATCAGGAAGAGCGGATTCTACTCATCTCCAGGTCATCTGAGCCACTGCTGCAAAAAATTTCTCAACTGCCAGAACAGATGCGGGTCGGTGATGCACTGCTGATCCACGGTCACCAATGGCCATACAATGAATTGCCTCCAGAACACATCACACAGGGTGAAGATCTGGTTGTGCATGGTCATACTCATACTTCCACGTGGGCTGTTGAGGGTAAATTGAAGGAATTCGAATTCTCTGTGCCGATTAAGCTTCCTCAAAAGGCTGTGACGGTTAACGTAGGCTCAGTAGTCGATCACAGAGAATGGTTGTTATACAATGACAATGAACGGATGATAACATTCATGAAGGCGGAAATGGAATAG
- a CDS encoding ribonuclease HI family protein, whose protein sequence is MIELYTDGASAGNPGKSGIGIYITGEGHSLKISEPIPPCDNHTAEFLALIRGLEEAVRLTTGILSVRSDSQLVVQAVEKEFVKNELYKPHLKKALELTRNFEYFFIKWIADDMNRAADALARQAIHKQQ, encoded by the coding sequence ATGATTGAATTATACACAGACGGTGCAAGTGCAGGAAACCCCGGGAAAAGCGGCATCGGAATATACATAACAGGCGAAGGTCACTCCCTCAAGATTTCAGAGCCGATTCCACCATGTGATAACCATACAGCAGAATTTTTAGCGCTCATTAGAGGTCTAGAAGAAGCTGTACGGCTTACTACTGGAATTCTTTCTGTTCGCAGTGATTCACAACTCGTTGTCCAGGCAGTAGAAAAGGAATTTGTTAAAAATGAACTATATAAACCACACTTAAAAAAAGCACTCGAGCTCACTAGGAACTTCGAGTACTTTTTCATCAAATGGATTGCAGACGATATGAATCGGGCAGCCGATGCACTTGCCCGCCAGGCGATTCATAAGCAACAATGA
- a CDS encoding zinc-finger domain-containing protein — MKTTVITEIDELLDMYCEGCLVKKQLTQERGKTEAHKFCIRECTVGDQLRFLGSEMNKLMK; from the coding sequence ATGAAAACAACTGTTATTACTGAAATTGATGAACTACTCGATATGTATTGTGAAGGATGTCTAGTGAAAAAACAATTAACACAAGAACGCGGCAAGACAGAAGCGCACAAATTTTGTATACGCGAATGTACAGTGGGTGACCAGCTTCGATTTCTCGGGTCTGAAATGAATAAATTAATGAAATAA
- a CDS encoding cold-shock protein, translating into MYHGKVKWFSNEKGYGFIEADDGQDVFVHFTGITAEGFKTLDEGQFVSFEIIEGNRGPQAANVSTADQ; encoded by the coding sequence ATGTACCACGGTAAAGTCAAATGGTTCAGTAATGAAAAAGGATACGGTTTCATTGAAGCGGATGACGGACAAGATGTTTTCGTCCATTTCACAGGCATCACAGCAGAAGGTTTTAAAACGCTGGATGAGGGACAATTTGTCTCTTTTGAAATTATAGAAGGTAATCGTGGTCCTCAAGCGGCAAATGTATCTACAGCCGACCAATGA
- a CDS encoding HD domain-containing protein, which yields MTYTEQCAIVAKEIYQKFDASHDFDHILRVLQNAFEIMEGMEGVNRTAVELAVYLHDIDDPKYSEVTGTSAAALLQGLAVPQDLQELVLAAIESVSFSGGNSKELDSIEGAIVRDADRLDAIGAIGIARTFAYGGAKGRKLYDPTESIRTSMSEYDYRSKKTASITHFHEKLFLLKDLMVTERGKQLAEDRHQFMKQFVKQLEIETGLSL from the coding sequence ATGACATACACTGAACAGTGTGCGATAGTAGCGAAAGAAATATACCAAAAGTTTGATGCAAGTCATGATTTTGACCATATATTACGGGTTTTGCAAAATGCCTTTGAAATAATGGAAGGAATGGAAGGAGTGAATCGGACAGCTGTAGAATTGGCGGTCTATCTTCATGATATTGACGATCCGAAGTATTCGGAAGTCACTGGTACATCCGCCGCAGCATTATTACAAGGATTAGCTGTACCACAAGATCTTCAGGAACTTGTTTTAGCTGCAATTGAATCCGTATCGTTCAGCGGCGGCAATTCAAAAGAACTTGATTCCATTGAAGGTGCAATTGTTCGAGATGCGGACCGATTAGACGCAATTGGAGCGATCGGCATTGCGCGAACTTTTGCTTATGGCGGTGCGAAAGGACGTAAACTTTATGACCCGACAGAGAGTATACGCACAAGCATGTCAGAATATGACTACCGTTCTAAAAAAACAGCATCGATAACCCATTTTCATGAGAAATTATTTTTATTAAAAGATTTAATGGTCACAGAACGAGGGAAACAACTTGCGGAAGATCGCCATCAATTCATGAAACAGTTTGTGAAACAATTAGAAATTGAAACAGGACTATCATTATAA
- a CDS encoding transcription repressor NadR, giving the protein MSTNRTASEERRAQILELLKHADTPLTGKEIGERTGVSRQIVVGDINLLKAVDEPIVATSRGYMYMNDSEGSGQIERIAVCQHAANQTEEELTIFVDHGVTVKDVRVEHPVYGDLTASIMVANRMEVKEFLDKITASNAVYLSALSDDHTHLHTVMADSEKQLDRAFEALRKAGILVE; this is encoded by the coding sequence ATGTCGACAAATCGGACAGCAAGTGAAGAACGAAGAGCACAAATTCTCGAGCTATTAAAACATGCGGATACTCCATTGACCGGAAAAGAGATTGGCGAACGAACTGGTGTCAGCAGACAAATAGTAGTAGGTGATATTAATTTGCTAAAAGCAGTGGATGAACCCATTGTTGCCACCAGCAGAGGGTATATGTACATGAATGACTCTGAAGGTTCTGGCCAAATCGAACGAATCGCCGTGTGTCAGCATGCTGCAAACCAAACCGAAGAGGAATTGACGATTTTTGTAGATCATGGTGTGACCGTTAAAGATGTTCGGGTGGAACATCCTGTATATGGCGACTTAACTGCCTCCATTATGGTTGCCAATCGTATGGAAGTGAAGGAATTCCTCGATAAAATTACAGCATCCAATGCCGTTTATCTATCTGCCTTGTCAGATGATCACACACACTTACATACTGTGATGGCGGATAGTGAAAAACAGCTCGACCGTGCGTTTGAAGCATTACGAAAAGCAGGCATCCTTGTTGAGTGA
- a CDS encoding replication-associated recombination protein A: MHNEPLAFRMRPRTIDEIAGQQHVIGQNTALYRMIKNGHVPSMLLYGEPGIGKTSLVYAIAGSTNLTFIPLNATTSGKKDIERVVDEARITGKVILFLDEIHRFNKLQQDTLLPHVENGSVVLIGATTENPFHDVNPAIRSRCGEILQLNRLEKADLILLLNRALTDEARGLGKQTIQITDEQIEKIAEGVNGDARKALTLLESLISASDEEDGTVLIEDWLIENLIGRIGVFGDKNGSHHYNLLSALQKSVRGSDTDAALYYLAHLLEVGDLVAVNRRLLVMAYEDIGLAAPEVGPHVAAATDAAIRLGMPEARIPLANAVIEMCLASKSNSAYQALDAAIAAIHQGKTGDIPMHLRDTHYAGAEKLGHGGYIYPHDHPIGSFGGWVNQSYLPDAIANLQFYTPVLAGEEKKSAAIYERLKDFRKKK; encoded by the coding sequence ATGCACAACGAACCTCTAGCATTTAGAATGAGGCCGCGTACGATTGACGAAATTGCTGGTCAGCAGCACGTCATCGGCCAAAATACGGCGCTTTATCGGATGATTAAAAACGGCCATGTGCCCTCCATGTTACTTTACGGGGAACCGGGTATTGGAAAAACCTCTCTTGTCTATGCAATTGCCGGTTCAACCAATTTGACGTTCATTCCCTTAAATGCAACCACTTCGGGTAAAAAAGATATTGAACGGGTTGTAGACGAAGCGCGTATTACAGGGAAAGTCATTTTGTTTTTGGATGAAATCCACCGGTTTAATAAATTACAGCAAGATACACTTCTGCCTCATGTTGAAAATGGGTCAGTCGTTTTAATCGGAGCAACGACAGAAAATCCTTTTCATGACGTCAATCCCGCTATACGTTCAAGATGCGGTGAAATCCTTCAGCTTAACCGGCTTGAAAAAGCAGATTTGATTCTTTTGCTTAACCGTGCACTCACTGACGAAGCCCGAGGTCTTGGAAAACAAACCATTCAAATCACAGATGAACAAATCGAAAAAATTGCTGAAGGTGTCAACGGAGACGCACGTAAAGCACTGACTTTACTCGAATCCCTTATATCAGCTTCTGATGAAGAAGACGGTACCGTGCTTATCGAAGATTGGCTCATCGAGAACTTAATCGGGCGAATCGGTGTTTTTGGAGATAAAAACGGTTCACATCATTATAATCTTTTATCTGCTTTGCAAAAGTCGGTTAGAGGCAGTGATACGGATGCCGCTCTCTATTATTTAGCACACTTACTCGAAGTTGGAGATTTGGTCGCCGTGAACCGCCGACTGCTCGTAATGGCTTATGAGGATATCGGACTTGCTGCACCAGAAGTCGGCCCTCATGTAGCTGCAGCAACAGATGCCGCAATCCGTTTAGGGATGCCCGAAGCACGAATCCCGCTAGCGAATGCTGTAATTGAAATGTGCCTGGCTTCAAAATCTAATTCCGCCTATCAAGCATTAGATGCCGCAATTGCTGCGATCCATCAAGGGAAAACTGGTGATATACCTATGCACTTGCGCGATACGCATTATGCGGGGGCTGAAAAACTAGGACATGGAGGTTACATCTATCCCCATGATCATCCTATCGGTTCATTTGGCGGCTGGGTGAACCAATCTTATTTACCGGACGCTATAGCTAACCTGCAGTTTTACACACCCGTTTTAGCCGGGGAAGAGAAAAAGTCAGCCGCTATCTACGAGCGTTTAAAAGATTTCAGAAAGAAAAAATGA
- the cymR gene encoding cysteine metabolism transcriptional regulator CymR — MRISTKGRYGLTIIVELGKRYGEGPVPLRKIAEEQTLSEAYLEQLIPLLRNGGLVKSIRGAYGGYKLSKEPCEMTAGDVIRLLEGPIQLVEGLEETDIPQQSLWLKISEAVREVLDTTTIEDLIQSELNQPKSDGYMFYI, encoded by the coding sequence ATGAGAATATCAACAAAAGGAAGATATGGCTTAACCATAATCGTTGAACTTGGCAAAAGATACGGAGAAGGTCCGGTTCCGTTACGGAAAATCGCGGAAGAACAAACTTTGTCAGAAGCGTACTTGGAACAACTGATTCCGTTGCTTCGAAACGGCGGTTTGGTTAAAAGTATCAGAGGGGCATATGGCGGCTACAAATTATCAAAAGAACCATGCGAAATGACAGCGGGGGATGTCATCCGTCTTCTCGAAGGTCCCATTCAGCTTGTAGAAGGACTCGAAGAAACAGATATCCCGCAGCAATCACTATGGCTGAAAATCAGTGAAGCAGTCCGTGAAGTACTCGACACGACTACCATAGAAGATTTAATTCAATCCGAGCTGAACCAACCAAAATCAGACGGTTATATGTTTTATATTTAA
- a CDS encoding cysteine desulfurase family protein, translating into MKTPIYLDHAATTPIRPEVAQLYMETMQTVPGNPSSIHSHGRIARKQVDDARQILARSIHAEPSEIIITSGGTEADNLAVTGTAMSRKHLGKHIITTVIEHHAVLTTCETLEKNGFDVTYLPVDRNGQVTVQQVAEALREDTILISIMYGNNEVGTIQPIEEIGQLVKEHQTLFHTDAVQVYGVLPLNVSELHVDLLSVSSHKVNGPKGVGFLYQRKGIDLLPLMHGGSQERKRRAGTENVPAIAAFAKAVQLSTEEQLEKAVRYTSFQTNMREMFKKLGVSYEPTIEEGTPVLPHIFNVYFPGTDIESLLVNLDLDGVSVSSGSACTAGSLEPSHVLLAMFGEKSPRLRSSVRISFGFGLTEEDVQHAAERIARIVIRTVK; encoded by the coding sequence ATGAAAACACCTATCTATTTAGATCACGCAGCGACAACGCCGATACGGCCGGAAGTCGCACAATTATATATGGAAACAATGCAGACAGTTCCCGGCAATCCTTCCAGTATCCACAGCCATGGAAGGATTGCGAGAAAACAGGTTGACGATGCGCGGCAAATACTTGCCCGCTCGATTCACGCTGAACCAAGTGAGATTATTATAACTTCGGGGGGAACAGAAGCGGATAATCTGGCGGTCACGGGAACAGCAATGAGCAGAAAGCATCTTGGAAAACATATTATTACAACAGTGATTGAGCATCATGCTGTGCTGACAACTTGTGAAACACTTGAAAAAAACGGATTTGATGTGACGTATTTACCGGTAGACCGGAATGGACAAGTGACTGTTCAGCAAGTAGCTGAAGCGCTTCGCGAAGATACAATTCTTATCTCCATTATGTACGGAAATAATGAAGTGGGAACTATCCAGCCCATCGAAGAAATCGGGCAATTAGTAAAGGAGCACCAAACATTGTTTCATACTGACGCTGTCCAAGTTTATGGCGTTCTGCCGCTCAATGTTTCCGAGTTGCATGTTGACTTACTGTCCGTTTCTTCGCATAAAGTGAATGGCCCTAAAGGAGTGGGTTTCCTTTATCAACGTAAAGGAATTGACCTTTTACCACTTATGCATGGCGGTTCACAGGAACGAAAACGACGTGCAGGAACTGAAAATGTTCCAGCCATTGCTGCTTTTGCAAAAGCTGTACAACTTTCCACTGAAGAGCAGCTTGAAAAAGCGGTGCGTTATACATCATTTCAAACGAATATGAGAGAAATGTTCAAAAAGCTGGGGGTCAGCTATGAACCCACTATTGAAGAAGGAACTCCTGTGCTCCCTCATATTTTCAATGTGTACTTTCCTGGAACGGATATTGAATCGCTTCTTGTCAATTTAGATTTAGACGGCGTATCTGTATCCAGCGGTTCTGCTTGTACTGCAGGTTCTCTGGAGCCTTCTCATGTTTTGCTTGCGATGTTCGGAGAAAAATCACCGCGTCTTCGAAGTTCTGTGCGTATCAGTTTCGGCTTTGGCTTAACAGAAGAAGACGTACAGCACGCGGCAGAACGGATTGCACGTATCGTAATACGGACTGTGAAATAA